A stretch of DNA from Salmo trutta chromosome 12, fSalTru1.1, whole genome shotgun sequence:
GAAGCACTTGATAAAATCTATATAAAATCAATATAAACCAAAACCCACACCATTGAAGTATCTGTGAAAAATGCtgtggtaaaacattttttaccaCAAAAGCTAAACCAGCTTTCAAAAGACCACTACAGTAGCAACGAACAATTAACACTTTGTGCTTCCCAAAGTGAAGGTCAGCAGGATGTAGCTACTATCACAACACCATACTGTAAATCACCACACACTCATTATACAATGCTGTTATTTGACCATTCTTACCACAGCTGGGGATACAGTAGTTTGAGCTGGAACTCATAAGAGTGGTACCAGGGGGACAATAACATCCCTCCAATTGTATATCTCCCATGACACTGAACTCATTTTGAGTCTGGATGAATTTGAAATTGTACCTGCAGAGACATTCAAAAAAAGTTTCAGTAGCTGAGAGACTTTTCTCCATCATTATACCCATCCACTGAACAACAACAGCATTATACATACCAGGCATTACAGGTTGGTTCAACTTGTGGACCGCAGGCATTATAAACCTTGGGTTTCTCGCATGTGAAGTCTGTAGCGGGTGAGATAAAAAGGTTAATAACCAATAAGCTACATCATAGAGAGGCTATCTGAGCTTTATGATCTTGAGGAGTGACCTACTTACCACATTGTCCATTTGTATAATTTCTCCACTCAATACAGACTCCTGCTTGTGCACATGCATCAGCATAGGTCTGCAAGCTGGTGCAGCCAATGGTAACATCATCCATATAACACGCATCAAAGATACATGCCACAATGAATGGCTCGTAGGGGATTATCTTATGGCAACTCTCAAAGACCCTTAAAAATATACCACACTTCAGTTAGATACTTAAATATGTTCATTCACTTTGTTTTGTCATCAGGCTTTGTCAAATGATTGCTGTGTTTTAGTATGTCAAGTTATTGTTCGCACTGAGATTATTCTGATTGAGAGGTTATCGATACTACAGAGGAGATTTATTGTGAATACTAATTGCTACTTACTTGCTTTGAATGAGATGACAAATGGGTGGATTGCAGCCTGGTGGTTGTGTTGGTGTCGGCTCTGGTGGTGGTGTGCACTGACTGTTATTGTGGTCAGCAACATGCCATTGGTGTGCCATGTCAGGACAAGATGAATCAATAGTCCCATTTGGCAAGCGGCAGTCATCTGTCCGGTTGTTGTCACATGTACCTGAATAAGATTGAAAACCATCGTTAGACAATGAGACATCATGGGGTAATCATGGTAACAGAGTGGCCATAAAACACCTGTACCCACCACACTGTCCCTCAGTGTTGCCACTGAACTTGTCCCAGGGCAGGTATATGCTAAACATAAGACCAGTGAAAGACACCTTGGCATTAATTGCTGGTATGACTAAAAGGGTCTCAATTCCGTTGTCTGTGATGCGGAAGTCCTTGGTCTCATATGCTGGGATGATGCGTTGCTGGTTTACATAAATCTAAGACAAAAATATTAAGAGATGGACAAAATGGTTACAATAATTCAATATTTGCATACCCAATAGTATTCTAGAACTGTATCCTATATCTAATACATAAAGGAATTctatcaatcttaaatggaagctAATCAATATCTAAGCTAATCAAAAAGCAAATCCCTCTTAAATGAAAAGGAATGAAAATGTCTTGAACACAAAATATTTAAGATATTTTAATTACCAGACTTGTGAAAACTCCATCTACGTCCTTCTTGGTCATGAATATCTCATAAGATTGATAATAAATTGTCAGAGACTGAGGACAGGAAAGTCCATCTGGGGCATCACAATAGTAATTGTCGATTACAACACTGAAGTTGTACTTTGGCAGGATTTCTTTGACCAAGACGTAAGAACAATTTCCTTGGAAGCCATAGTATGTTCCATCAAAGGTGACATAGTGAGGGTCTCCCCAACCATAGCAGATACCTTTGTAAGAAGAGAATGATTAGCATTTAAAAGGACACGGATGTGGAATGTTTTATGCTAAATGAATAGTGCTGTGCTGAAATGTTTCCAATGTTAGACATTCATATACAATTACTGCTGGTAACTATTAGATAAACCTAAACAAGTCAAAGAGTAAGAATAATTTTGAACTAAAATCAATAGCTAAAGTGGATTTTATGACACAAAGAATAAACGTATATAtttttcttgggggggggggtaaacttACATTGACACTCATAGTGGAAACAGCATCCAGATTCGTCATACACTTTGATTGGAGGATAGTTATTTTCACATGCAATAGGCTTCGGAGTCTCACAATGTACATGCTCATAAATAACTTTCCCGTTGGCGCATGTTCCGTTGGTGCACTGGTTATGTATCCAGCTGTCACCATTCTACAAACACAGAAAAGTATTAGGCTTACAGGAAATGTCTATaaaatcatacaattattttttatatataatcaCCCTTTTGTAAATAATAATTCCTATGGAATGTTTCCAAAAAGGTTATTATCTATAGAAGAGCAAATACCCGTCTTGGAGGAAGTTCATGGTCACAGTTTTTCTCAGATGGATATTTTGGGGTGGTGGTTGGTCTTTCTGTTGTATGTGGTATTGTTGTTGTTGGGAGCAGTGTAGTGGttggtgtagtagtagtaactgggGTATTTGGATTACAATCAGGATGGGTATCTACTTGGCACTTCTTGTTGCAGATAGCAATGTAGCACCATCCATCATGGTCAGAGATATTATAAATAATTGAACCTGAAAATATATTGAGGAGATTTACATTTTGCACCAATTTAACGAGTATAATTCAATACAAATTGAACATTACTAATGGCAATATACAAAATGTTTCAAATGTGAAACGGTGTAAAATAAAAACTTACCAATGGGGAAGTCAGTATGATTGTAATGGCAAGAAGAACAATTAAGGGGAAATGTGGGTGTAATCCTTGGTTTTGTTGATCCACCAGTTGTTACAGCAAAAGGAGTTGTAGGAATAATAGTAGTTGTGGGTggcagagttgttgtttttgttgtagatggagctgttgATGTTAAGGTTGCAGTAGAGGGTGTAGGAGTAGTGGTGggaggaactgttgttgttgttgtagttgtggtTGGGATGGGTGTTGTGGGTCCACATTGGCAACATTTCACTCTGATCTCGTAATCAAAGCACTTTTGCTGAAGCCCTTGCTTATTGTTGTCACAAATCAGTCCAACAGATGGATTGCAAGTCACGTCTTGGCCAAGCTGAGAGATCTGAAGTCCAGggtattgttttgctctacattcaactgcctctggagctgagcaaatgtgataaccagcagcaatgatgttcttaatggattcattatctcCACCTTCAGAGCCAGACGTTGGCTGACCAaggttgatccagtctgaccacacacaactttcttcacCACTGCACTGGGTAGTTGATTCTCCTGTTGAGGTTGATGCAGGAGTAGAGGTTGGAGTTGTGGTGGAaggcagagttgttgtttttgttgtagatggagctgttgATGTTAAGAATGTAGTAGAGGGTGTAGGAGTAGTGGTGggaggaactgttgttgttgttgttgttgttgttgtagttgtggtTGGGATGGGTGTTGTGGGTCCACATTGGCAACATTTCACTCGGATCTCGTAATCAAAGCACTTTTGCTGAAGCCCTTGCTTATTGTTGTCACAAATCAGTCCAACGGATGGATTGCAAGTCACGTCTTGGCCAAGCTGAGAGATCTGAAGTCCAGggtattgttttgctctacattcaactgcctctggagctgagcaaatgtgataaccagcagcaatgatgttcttaatggattcattatctcCACCTTCAGAGCCAGACGTTGGCTGACCAaggttgatccagtctgaccacacacaactttcttTCTCCACTGCACTGGGTAGTTGATTCTCCTGTTGAGGTTGATGCAGGAGTAGAGGTTGGAGTTGTGGTGGAaggcagagttgttgtttttgttgtagatggagctgttgATGTTAAGAATGTAGTAGAGGGTGTAGGAGTAGTGGTGggaggaactgttgttgttgttgttgttgttgttgtagttgtggtTGGGATGGGTGTTGTGGGTCCACATTGGCAACATTTCACTCGGATCTCGTAATCAAAGCACTTTTGCTGAAGCCCTTGCTTATTGTTGTCACAAATCAGTCCAACTGATGGATTGCAAGTCACGTCTTGGCCAAGCTGAGAGATCTGAAGTCCAGggtattgttttgctctacattcaactgcctctggagctgagcaaatgtgataaccagcagcaatgatgttcttaatggattcattatctcCACCTTCAGAGCCAGACGTTGGCTGACCAaggttgatccagtctgaccacacacaactttcttcacCACTGCACTGGGTAGTTGATTCTCCTGTTGAGGTTGATGCAGGAGTAGAGGTTGGAGTTGTGGTGGAaggcagagttgttgtttttgttgtagatggagctgttgATGTTAAGATTGTAGTAGAGGTTGTAGGAGTAGTGGTGggaggaactgttgttgttgttgtagttgtggtTGGGATGGGTGTTGTGGGTCCACATTGGCAACATTTCACTCGGATCTCGTAATCAAAGCACTTTTGCTGAAGACCTTGCTTATTGTTGTCACAAATCAGTCCAACGGATGGATTGCAAGTCACGTCTTGGCCAAGCTGAGAGATCTGAAGTCCAGggtattgttttgctctacattcaactgcctctggagctgagcaaatgtgataaccagCAGCAATTATGTTCttaatggattcattatctcCACCTTCAGAGCCAGACGTTGGCTGACCAaggttgatccagtctgaccacacacaactttcttcacCACTGCACTGGGTAGTTGATTCTCCTTTTGAGGTTAATGCAGGAGTAGAGGTTGGAGTTGTGGTGGAaggcagagttgttgtttttgttgtagatggagctgttgATGTTAAGATTGTATTAGAGGGTGTAGGAGTAGTGGTGggaggaactgttgttgttgttatagttGTGGTTGGGATGGGTGTTGTGGGTCCACATTGGCAACATTTCACTCGGATCTCGTAATCAAAGCACTTTTGCTGAAGACCTTGCTTATTGTTGTCACAAATCAGTCCAACGGATGGATTGCAAGTCACGTCTTGGACAAGCTGAGAGATCTGAAGTCCAGggtattgttttgctctacattcaactgcctctggagctgagcaaatgtgataaccagcagcaatgatgttcttaatggattcattatctcCACCTTCAGAGCCAGACGTTGGCTGACCAaggttgatccagtctgaccacacacaactttcttcacCACTGCACTGGTAGGTTGATTCTCCTGTTGAGGTTGATGCAGGAGTAGAGGTTGGAGTTGTGGTGGAaggcagagttgttgtttttgttgtagatggagctgttgATGTTAAGATTGTAGTAGAGGGTGTAGGAGTAGTGGTGGGAGGAACTGTTGTTGATGTGGTAGGTGGAGCAGTCGATGTTAAGATTGTGGTATTGGGTGTTGGAGTAGTGGTaggagttgtagttgttgttagaGGTTGAGTTGAGGTTGGAGGAGTAGTGATTGTCGTTGGTTTACTTGTTAATGTAGTTAATATGGATGTTGACATTGTTGTAGGTGTGACAGTAGATCTTGTTGTAGTTTCTGGTGTTGTAGtttgacatttcacagtcttACAACACTTCACCTTAATTTCATAGTCAAGGCATATTGGAGGAATGCCTTGATCTTTGTTCTGGCATATTAGTCCAACCTTTGTATTACATTCTACATCCTGTCCTAATTCAGACAATGGGACCCCTGGATATCGCACTGCTTGGCACATGACATCCACTGGTTTTTCACAAATATGTTTTCCAGATTCTAGAATCTTTTTAATTGATTCATTATCGCCACCCCCAGGACCAAATTGAGGATAGTCCACATTATACCAAGGTGACCACTCACAAACTGTGCAGTTTGGGGGATTTGTATTCAACGAGGTTGTTGATATAGTGGAGGTGGTTGCGTTTGTGTTTGTTGTTGTAACATGTGGCATTGTAGTTGTTGGTGCAATGGTTGTAGACTTAGATGTGCAAAGATTTTCATCACAGCAGAGGACTCGAACTTGGTAGTTAAAGCACAGTGGGAATTTGCCTGACTGGTCTTCATTTCTGCAAGTCAACCCTTCTGCTACATTACACTGCACCACTTGGCCCACTTGGCTTATGCTAACATTTGGGTACTTCTCAGCTCTGCATTGAATCTTGCTTGGCTTCTCACATATATCGTGTCCCTCTGCTCTTATGTTGTTGTAGGTTTCAGAGTCTCCTCCTGGAGTTCCAAGTGTAGGGAATGTGGTATCAAACCATTGTGACCACACACATGGATATCCACATGTAGTAGTAAAGGTTGTTGGAGACACTGTTGTCTCTGTTGAAGTTGTGGTTGGCGCTATAGAATCATGGGTTACATTACAGTTAGTCAGTTAAATACAAAAATAGAAAATACCTTTTCTTATTTTAAAGTGGTGATAATGTAACACAATCTAATGAAGGTGCCGAATTAGCAATGTCTTCAGCCATTTTGATTGCAAGAGATACTTGCTGTAGTTTTTACACTTCATATGCAACAATGGTGGCTGGTGGAACTTTAAACAGAGTGAATGGGCTCATAGTAATAACTGGaacggaatcaatggaatggtctcaaacacaaacacctgatttccatgtgtttgagaccattccatttactctttCTGactcattattatgagccatcctcccatcCTCAGCCTACTCTGATATATAACCAAGTCATACTAGTCACTAGTCCCTCAAGCCTCAGTATCAGGTACCCACcagttggtgttggtgttgagaaagtgaaaacatttgTTGTCACTGTAGAGGATGATGTAGAGGTAGGGACAATCGTAGATAGAGTAGAAGGTATTGGAGTTGTAGCTGAACATAGGTACATGTCCCTGTGAATGGTTCCATTCTTCCCACAAACTGCTGTCATACAGCTCCTATGTCCATCTGTTGTATCATATATGATATGCCCATAGGGGTATTTGTTCCCATTGTAGGTGCAAGTGCAAGCTGAAAGGATAAGATATATTTTAGCATACTGGAATGTTGAAAACATTATTAATCTGTTTTTGTTGAGGGATGCATTCATACCTTGTTCATCATATTTGCAGTCCACTGTCACGGAATTACAATAGCTTTGGAAAAAGAAACATTTACAATTCTACTTAGTTTCCTACTTGACACTCAATCACAGTTACAGTGTTCACAATTTTAGCCAAGACCAAGAGTCTCTGTGTTACTAAAGACATACCATGTCTGGCAGTTTTCTGTGGTCGGTACTTTTTCTCCATTATTGTAGTGTTTTCCATCTCTGCCATAGCAGCCACACTGCTCCTTCTCCACACACTTCATTATAGCTTCATCAAAGAAGGGTTGAGCAGGAGGACATTTTGGATAGCAACCTAAAGAAGAAGAAACATTTTCAAATATTAATGATAAAAAAGCTATTTATTGATAGAGGGATATGGTGAAGAAACACAGTGAATAGAAAGGGAGTGAAAAAGTAAGAATATCTAAAATGACCTCAGACAGTTCTTCTTCTAAATACTTGACGATTGTAAAACTGGAATAGTCCAACAAAAAGACAAAATAAATGAATAGA
This window harbors:
- the LOC115204748 gene encoding LOW QUALITY PROTEIN: mucin-5AC-like (The sequence of the model RefSeq protein was modified relative to this genomic sequence to represent the inferred CDS: deleted 1 base in 1 codon), with the protein product MEKEAASSQTFVLVLTMELPYQPGDSIKVDCNTCCRYLKQDYCENNNANGSFRVITENIPCGTTGTTCSKAIKLFLGNSELILTEGNYQVIERNTGEAVPYQIRTMGIYLVIEANNGLILMWDRKTSMFIKLNPQFKGHVCGLCGNYDGNANNDFTTRSQAVVVNSLDFGNSWKVSASCPDAKSKRSPCTANPYRQSWSQKQCSIIQSKVFTDCHSKVDPSPFYDACVTDSCACDSGGDCECFCTAVAAYAEACNEAGACIAWRSPQICPLFCDYYNPPGECEWHYKACGAQCMKTCRNPSGSCSTQIPPLEGCYPKCPPAQPFFDEAIMKCVEKEQCGCYGRDGKHYNNGEKVPTTENCQTCYCNSVTVDCKYDEQACTCTYNGNKYPYGHIIYDTTDGHRSCMTAVCGKNGTIHRDMYLCSATTPIPSTLSTIVPTSTSSSTVTTNVFTFSTPTPTAPTTTSTETTVSPTTFTTTCGYPCVWSQWFDTTFPTLGTPGGDSETYNNIRAEGHDICEKPSKIQCRAEKYPNVSISQVGQVVQCNVAEGLTCRNEDQSGKFPLCFNYQVRVLCCDENLCTSKSTTIAPTTTMPHVTTTNTNATTSTISTTSLNTNPPNCTVCEWSPWYNVDYPQFGPGGGDNESIKKILESGKHICEKPVDVMCQAVRYPGVPLSELGQDVECNTKVGLICQNKDQGIPPICLDYEIKVKCCKTVKCQTTTPETTTRSTVTPTTMSTSILTTLTSKPTTITTPPTSTQPLTTTTTPTTTPTPNTTILTSTAPPTTSTTVPPTTTPTPSTTILTSTAPSTTKTTTLPSTTTPTSTPASTSTGESTYQCSGEESCVWSDWINLGQPTSGSEGGDNESIKNIIAAGYHICSAPEAVECRAKQYPGLQISQLVQDVTCNPSVGLICDNNKQGLQQKCFDYEIRVKCCQCGPTTPIPTTTITTTTVPPTTTPTPSNTILTSTAPSTTKTTTLPSTTTPTSTPALTSKGESTTQCSGEESCVWSDWINLGQPTSGSEGGDNESIKNIIAAGYHICSAPEAVECRAKQYPGLQISQLGQDVTCNPSVGLICDNNKQGLQQKCFDYEIRVKCCQCGPTTPIPTTTTTTTTVPPTTTPTTSTTILTSTAPSTTKTTTLPSTTTPTSTPASTSTGESTTQCSGEESCVWSDWINLGQPTSGSEGGDNESIKNIIAAGYHICSAPEAVECRAKQYPGLQISQLGQDVTCNPSVGLICDNNKQGLQQKCFDYEIRVKCCQCGPTTPIPTTTTTTTTTTTTVPPTTTPTPSTTFLTSTAPSTTKTTTLPSTTTPTSTPASTSTGESTTQCTPSTTKTTTLPPTTTIIPTTPFAVTTGGSTKPRITPTFPLNCSSCHYNHTDFPIGSIIYNISDHDGWCYIAICNKKCQVDTHPDCNPNTPVTTTTPTTTLLPTTTIPHTTERPTTTPKYPSEKNCDHELPPRRNGDSWIHNQCTNGTCANGKVIYEHVHCETPKPIACENNYPPIKVYDESGCCFHYECQCICYGWGDPHYVTFDGTYYGFQGNCSYVLVKEILPKYNFSVVIDNYYCDAPDGLSCPQSLTIYYQSYEIFMTKKDVDGVFTSLIYVNQQRIIPAYETKDFRITDNGIETLLVIPAINAKVSFTGLMFSIYLPWDKFSGNTEGQCGTCDNNRTDDCRLPNGTIDSSCPDMAHQWHVADHNNSQCTPPPEPTPTQPPGCNPPICHLIQSKVFESCHKIIPYEPFIVACIFDACYMDDVTIGCTSLQTYADACAQAGVCIEWRNYTNGQCDFTCEKPKVYNACGPQVEPTCNAWYNFKFIQTQNEFSVMGDIQLEGCYCPPGTTLMSSSSNYCIPSCDICPLPNGEWKEANATWVSNCQECVCDPYSLEIQCQPVACQHQPPLTCDQEGQVKVVETVDCCQKDICKCDVTRCSTSKITCPVGFETDATMGVCCLTYQCVPMDVCVFNNTEYQPGANVPEDKCKNCVCGDSVDAQTHLHIIECQPTECDTHCQQGYDYQAVPGQCCGKCVQTSCVVMLPDNTTHTIQPGSVWIPSGDKCLKYECVKIMDKLIPIQAKTVCPDFYPEDCIPGTEVVAPDGCCHVCIPKTKQCNVTKGKVYLDSNGCKSANKVEVTTCGGSCVTYAMYSLEANMMERSCTCCREESTTKKEVEMICPDGSKFNHSYIHINKCGCQRTECVTPEATQVTRSRRRKR